From a region of the Pseudomonadaceae bacterium SI-3 genome:
- a CDS encoding Trk system potassium transporter TrkA, whose translation MKIIILGAGQVGGTLAENLASEANDITVVDTDADRLRDLGDRLDIRTVVGRGSFPTVLRQAGADDADMLVAVTNSDETNMVACQVAYTLFHTPTKIARVRESVYLTRSGLFSNEAIPVDVLISPEQVVTNYIKRLIEHPGSLQVIDFAGGKAQLVAVRAYYGGPLVGQELRQIRKHMPNVDTRVAAIFRRNQAILPQGDTVIEADDEVFFIAARGHIRAVMSEMRRLDDNYKRIVIAGGGHIGERLAEAIESRYQVKIIEMNPARCRYLSDTLDSTIILQGSASDRDLLVEENINDADVFLALTNDDEANIMSSLLAKRLGARKVMCIINNPAYVDLVQGGEIDIAISPQLATIGTLLTHVRRGDIVSAHSLRRGAAEAIEVIAHGDSRSSKVVGRAIGKIALPPGTTIGAVIRDEEVLIAHDNTVIESGDHVILFLVDKKHIRDVERLFQAGLTFF comes from the coding sequence GTGAAGATCATTATTCTCGGCGCAGGGCAGGTGGGCGGTACGCTTGCCGAAAATCTCGCCAGCGAAGCCAACGACATCACCGTGGTCGACACCGACGCTGATCGCCTGCGTGATCTCGGCGATCGGCTGGACATCCGCACCGTGGTAGGCCGCGGTTCATTCCCGACGGTACTGCGCCAGGCGGGTGCGGATGACGCCGACATGCTGGTCGCCGTAACCAACAGCGACGAAACCAACATGGTTGCCTGTCAGGTTGCCTACACCCTGTTCCACACACCGACCAAGATTGCCCGAGTCCGTGAGTCGGTGTATCTCACCCGCTCCGGCCTGTTCAGTAACGAGGCGATTCCGGTCGACGTGCTGATCAGCCCCGAACAGGTAGTGACCAACTACATCAAGCGTCTGATCGAGCACCCTGGCTCGCTGCAGGTGATCGACTTCGCGGGTGGCAAGGCACAGCTGGTCGCCGTGCGGGCCTACTACGGTGGGCCGCTGGTGGGGCAGGAGCTGCGCCAGATCCGCAAACACATGCCCAACGTCGACACGCGTGTGGCCGCGATATTCCGACGCAACCAGGCGATCCTGCCGCAAGGCGATACGGTCATCGAAGCTGATGACGAGGTGTTCTTCATCGCGGCGCGCGGCCACATCCGCGCGGTGATGAGTGAGATGCGCCGGCTGGACGACAACTACAAACGCATCGTCATTGCTGGCGGCGGCCACATTGGGGAGCGCCTCGCCGAAGCCATCGAAAGCCGCTATCAGGTCAAGATCATCGAAATGAACCCGGCGCGCTGCCGCTACCTCTCCGACACGCTGGACAGCACCATCATCCTGCAGGGCAGCGCTTCCGATCGCGACCTGCTGGTGGAGGAGAACATCAACGATGCCGACGTCTTCCTAGCCCTGACCAACGACGACGAAGCGAACATCATGTCGTCGCTGCTGGCCAAGCGTCTCGGCGCGCGTAAGGTCATGTGCATCATCAACAACCCGGCCTATGTCGATCTGGTCCAGGGCGGTGAGATCGATATCGCCATCAGCCCGCAGCTGGCCACCATTGGCACCTTGCTGACCCACGTGCGCCGCGGCGATATCGTCAGCGCCCACTCCTTGCGCCGCGGTGCCGCCGAGGCAATCGAGGTGATCGCCCACGGTGACTCACGCTCCAGCAAGGTGGTTGGCCGGGCTATCGGCAAGATCGCATTGCCGCCCGGCACCACCATCGGCGCCGTGATCCGTGACGAAGAGGTGCTGATTGCCCATGACAATACGGTCATCGAATCAGGCGATCACGTGATCCTGTTTCTCGTCGACAAGAAGCATATCCGCGACGTGGAGCGGCTGTTCCAGGCGGGGCTTACCTTCTTCTGA
- a CDS encoding 16S rRNA (cytosine(967)-C(5))-methyltransferase (catalyzes the methylation of cytosine at position 967 (m5C967) of 16S rRNA; SAM-dependent methyltransferase), translated as MNPRLAAARALAVVLSGKASLNSSLPDVLGKVDARDRGLTQELAFGTARWQPRLSGLAERLLQKPFKAADRDVEALLLVGLYQLFYTRIPPHAAIGETVGCAEKLKKPWAKGLLNAVLRNAQRDGEALFAELERDPVIRFAHPRWLQKSLKAHWPEHWEAICTANNLHPPMMLRVNHRQVERDTYLAELQKAGIEAFRCSHSKDGIRLAAACDVTQLPGFAEGRISVQDEAAQLAAGLLDLAPGQRVLDACCAPGGKTCHILEREPALAEVIALDLEPKRLQRVQENLNRLQLDAKLVAADARATEVWWDGQLFQRILLDAPCSATGVIRRHPDIKLARQADDIAPLATLQGEMLDALWPTLAVGGVLLYATCSVLPTENREVIEAFLARTTGARELDLPKGFGVEQTHGRQLLPQDNGHDGFYYAKLIKVAAQPNGRQS; from the coding sequence ATAAATCCGCGTCTCGCCGCAGCACGCGCGCTAGCTGTGGTGCTGTCCGGCAAGGCCTCGCTGAACAGCAGCCTTCCGGATGTATTGGGTAAGGTCGACGCCCGTGACCGCGGCCTGACTCAGGAACTGGCATTTGGCACTGCCCGCTGGCAGCCACGTCTGTCAGGCCTCGCCGAGCGCTTGTTGCAGAAGCCGTTCAAGGCAGCGGACCGTGATGTCGAAGCCTTACTGCTAGTCGGCCTGTACCAGCTGTTCTACACCCGCATTCCGCCGCATGCCGCCATTGGCGAAACCGTTGGCTGCGCCGAGAAGCTGAAGAAGCCCTGGGCGAAAGGCTTGCTCAACGCGGTGCTGCGCAACGCCCAGCGTGACGGCGAAGCGCTGTTCGCCGAGCTCGAACGCGATCCGGTGATTCGCTTCGCCCACCCGCGCTGGCTGCAGAAATCGCTCAAGGCGCATTGGCCGGAGCACTGGGAAGCAATCTGCACGGCGAACAACCTGCATCCTCCGATGATGCTGCGAGTCAACCACCGCCAGGTCGAGCGCGACACCTATCTCGCGGAACTGCAGAAAGCTGGCATCGAGGCCTTCCGCTGCAGCCACAGCAAAGATGGCATCCGACTCGCCGCGGCCTGCGACGTCACTCAGCTGCCTGGCTTTGCCGAGGGCCGCATCAGTGTGCAGGACGAGGCGGCGCAGCTGGCCGCCGGTCTGCTCGATCTGGCCCCCGGTCAACGCGTGCTGGACGCCTGCTGCGCCCCGGGCGGCAAGACCTGCCACATTCTCGAACGCGAGCCTGCCTTGGCTGAAGTCATCGCGCTGGACCTTGAGCCGAAACGATTGCAGCGTGTGCAGGAAAACCTCAACCGCTTGCAGCTCGACGCCAAACTGGTGGCTGCCGATGCCCGCGCCACCGAGGTCTGGTGGGACGGCCAACTGTTCCAGCGGATCTTGCTCGACGCACCGTGTTCGGCCACCGGCGTGATCCGTCGCCATCCGGACATCAAGCTGGCGCGCCAGGCCGATGACATCGCGCCGCTGGCCACGCTGCAGGGCGAGATGCTCGATGCGCTGTGGCCAACCCTGGCAGTGGGCGGGGTGCTGCTGTACGCCACCTGTTCGGTGCTGCCGACCGAAAACCGCGAGGTGATCGAAGCCTTCCTGGCGCGCACGACCGGCGCCCGAGAATTGGACCTGCCCAAGGGTTTCGGCGTCGAACAGACGCATGGACGTCAGCTGTTGCCTCAGGACAATGGCCACGACGGCTTCTACTACGCCAAATTGATAAAAGTCGCGGCCCAACCCAATGGCCGACAATCCTAA
- a CDS encoding methionyl-tRNA formyltransferase — protein sequence MRIVFAGTPEFAAQHLQALLDAKRQVVAVYTQPDRPAGRGQKLMPSPVKQLALQHAIPVYQPQTLRDPAAQAELAGLEADLMVVVAYGLILPQAVLDMPRLGCINSHASLLPRWRGAAPIQRAIEAGDTESGVTVMQMEAGLDTGPMLLKVSTPITREDTGGTLHDRLAELGSRAVIEAAAALEAGTLKGEVQDDSLATYAHKLNKDEARLDWQRPAVELERLVRAFNPWPICHSSLDGAPVKVHAAQLSTGQGAPGQIIEASKDGLEVACGEGSLTLTRLQLPGGKALAVSDLFNSRREQFAVGKAFE from the coding sequence ATGCGCATCGTTTTCGCCGGCACGCCGGAATTCGCCGCTCAGCATCTACAAGCCCTGCTCGACGCCAAGCGTCAGGTCGTGGCGGTGTATACGCAGCCGGATCGCCCGGCAGGTCGTGGCCAGAAACTGATGCCCAGCCCGGTCAAGCAGTTGGCGCTGCAGCACGCCATACCTGTGTATCAACCCCAGACCCTGCGCGACCCGGCTGCCCAGGCAGAGCTGGCCGGTTTGGAGGCGGACCTGATGGTCGTGGTCGCCTATGGCTTGATTCTGCCGCAGGCCGTGCTGGACATGCCGCGCCTGGGCTGTATCAACAGCCATGCCTCGTTGTTGCCACGTTGGCGTGGCGCAGCGCCGATTCAGCGGGCCATTGAAGCAGGCGATACCGAATCAGGTGTCACCGTCATGCAAATGGAAGCAGGGCTGGATACCGGGCCGATGCTGCTCAAGGTCAGCACGCCGATTACCCGTGAGGATACGGGCGGCACCCTGCATGATCGCCTCGCCGAACTCGGCTCGCGCGCCGTGATCGAGGCGGCAGCGGCGCTGGAAGCCGGCACACTGAAAGGCGAAGTCCAGGACGACAGCCTGGCTACCTATGCGCACAAGCTCAACAAGGACGAAGCTCGCCTCGACTGGCAGCGCCCCGCAGTTGAGCTTGAACGCCTGGTGCGGGCGTTCAATCCCTGGCCGATTTGCCACAGCAGCCTCGACGGCGCGCCGGTGAAAGTTCACGCCGCGCAACTATCCACAGGTCAGGGCGCGCCGGGCCAGATCATCGAAGCAAGCAAGGACGGCCTGGAGGTTGCCTGTGGCGAGGGTTCGCTGACGCTCACCCGTCTGCAACTCCCTGGCGGCAAGGCACTGGCCGTCAGCGACCTGTTCAATAGCCGCCGCGAACAGTTTGCCGTCGGCAAGGCGTTCGAATAA
- a CDS encoding peptide deformylase yields the protein MAILNILEFPDPRLRTIAKPVDVVDDGIRQLIDDMFETMYDAPGIGLAATQVNVHKRIVVMDLSEDKTEPRVFINPEFEFLTDEMEQYQEGCLSVPGFYENVDRPQKVKIKALDRDGQPYELIAEGLLAVCIQHECDHLNGKLFVDYLSNLKRDRIKKKLEKLHRQQA from the coding sequence ATGGCAATCCTGAACATCCTAGAATTTCCCGATCCACGCCTGCGCACCATCGCCAAGCCGGTGGACGTGGTCGACGACGGCATTCGTCAGCTTATCGACGACATGTTCGAGACCATGTACGACGCACCGGGCATCGGCCTGGCCGCCACGCAGGTCAACGTGCACAAGCGGATCGTGGTGATGGACCTGTCCGAAGACAAGACCGAGCCACGGGTCTTCATCAATCCCGAGTTTGAGTTCCTCACCGACGAGATGGAGCAGTACCAGGAAGGATGCCTGTCGGTCCCCGGCTTCTACGAAAACGTAGATCGTCCACAAAAGGTGAAGATCAAGGCGCTGGACCGCGACGGTCAGCCCTATGAGCTGATTGCCGAAGGTCTGCTCGCGGTCTGCATCCAGCACGAATGCGATCACCTCAACGGCAAGCTGTTCGTCGATTATCTTTCCAACCTCAAGCGCGACCGGATCAAGAAGAAGCTGGAAAAGCTTCACCGTCAGCAGGCTTGA
- a CDS encoding LysM peptidoglycan-binding domain-containing protein, translated as MRKSLLALLLVAVGGMAQAAVELKDGHPEQYTVVKGDTLWDISGRFLSEPWKWPELWHANPQVENPHLIYPGDSLSLVYVDGQPRIMLNRGASRGTIKLSPTVRTTPMAEAISTIPLEAINSFLLSNRIVDSAAEFEAAPYIVAGNAERVISGSGDRVYGRGEFQDDIGIYGIFRQGKTYVDPETGEFLGINADDVGTAELLDMEGDIATMMLTRVTQEARIGDRLFPSEERAVNSTFMPSEPKEEINGVILDVPRGVTQIGQFDVVTLNRGARDGLNVGNVLAVYKTGETVRDRVTGENVKIPDERSGLLMVFRTYDKLSYGLVLQATRSLSVMDKVRNP; from the coding sequence ATGAGGAAATCACTACTCGCCCTGCTGTTGGTGGCGGTTGGCGGCATGGCGCAGGCCGCTGTGGAGCTGAAGGATGGCCATCCTGAGCAATACACCGTAGTGAAAGGCGACACACTCTGGGACATTTCCGGCCGCTTTCTCAGCGAGCCCTGGAAATGGCCGGAACTCTGGCATGCGAACCCGCAGGTGGAAAACCCGCATCTGATCTATCCGGGCGACAGCCTCAGCCTGGTCTACGTCGACGGCCAACCGCGCATCATGCTCAACCGTGGCGCGTCGCGCGGGACCATCAAGCTCTCGCCAACCGTTCGCACGACACCCATGGCCGAGGCCATCAGCACCATTCCGCTGGAAGCCATCAATAGCTTTCTGCTGAGTAACCGCATTGTCGACAGCGCAGCAGAGTTCGAGGCCGCTCCTTACATCGTGGCAGGCAACGCCGAGCGCGTGATCAGTGGCTCTGGCGATCGCGTCTACGGCCGCGGCGAGTTCCAGGATGACATCGGTATCTACGGCATCTTCCGTCAGGGCAAGACTTACGTGGACCCGGAGACCGGGGAATTCCTAGGTATTAACGCCGACGATGTTGGCACCGCCGAGCTTCTCGACATGGAAGGTGACATTGCCACCATGATGCTCACGCGGGTCACTCAGGAAGCGCGCATCGGCGACCGCCTGTTCCCCAGTGAAGAGCGCGCAGTGAATTCGACCTTCATGCCGAGCGAGCCGAAAGAAGAGATCAACGGTGTGATTCTGGATGTGCCGCGCGGCGTGACGCAGATCGGTCAGTTCGATGTGGTTACCCTGAACCGGGGTGCGCGTGACGGGCTGAATGTTGGCAACGTGCTTGCCGTGTACAAGACCGGCGAAACCGTCCGCGACCGGGTCACCGGTGAAAACGTGAAGATTCCGGACGAGCGTTCGGGCTTGCTGATGGTGTTCCGCACCTACGACAAGCTCAGCTATGGCCTGGTCCTGCAGGCAACTCGCTCACTGTCGGTGATGGATAAGGTGCGCAACCCCTGA
- the dprA gene encoding DNA-protecting protein DprA has translation MPSISPAELEARLRLHLLPELGPRRLHKLLSAFPDASSALSAPASAWRSLGLPVSCADARRSPAIRERAAASLVWLEAPGHHLLMWDDPAYPGLLEELPDAPLLLFIEGDPGLLERPQLAMVGSRRASRPGLDNATAFARSLARGGFVITSGLALGIDGAAHQGALDVGGKTIAVLGTGLQCLYPRRHLGLAARIVEGGGAVVSELPLDCPPQAANFPRRNRIISGLSLGVLVVEASPSSGSLITARLAAEQGREVYAIPGSIHHPGARGCHQLIRQGAALVESVDDVLQALRGWQQAPATPEAQRSEPMHPLLAQLHAAPMSSEVLADAVNQPLSEILAALTELEIEGLVACENGRWVACAG, from the coding sequence ATGCCTTCGATTTCCCCTGCCGAACTGGAAGCACGCCTGCGCCTGCATTTGTTGCCGGAGCTGGGCCCGCGTCGCCTGCATAAATTGCTCAGTGCCTTTCCCGATGCGTCCTCAGCGCTCAGCGCGCCAGCCTCCGCGTGGCGCTCGTTGGGCTTGCCGGTCAGTTGTGCCGACGCCAGGCGCAGCCCGGCGATCCGCGAGCGAGCCGCGGCCAGCCTGGTCTGGTTGGAGGCACCGGGGCACCATCTGCTGATGTGGGATGACCCGGCGTATCCCGGGTTGCTAGAGGAGCTGCCGGACGCCCCACTCCTGTTGTTCATCGAGGGTGATCCAGGCCTGCTTGAGCGACCGCAGCTGGCCATGGTCGGCAGCCGTCGCGCCTCTCGACCAGGGCTGGATAACGCCACTGCCTTTGCGCGCAGCCTGGCTCGCGGCGGTTTCGTGATTACCAGCGGGCTGGCCCTGGGTATCGACGGCGCAGCACACCAGGGTGCGCTGGATGTGGGTGGCAAGACGATCGCCGTACTGGGTACGGGGCTGCAGTGCCTTTATCCGCGTCGCCATCTGGGGCTGGCTGCGCGCATTGTTGAGGGTGGTGGTGCGGTGGTCTCAGAACTGCCGCTCGACTGTCCGCCGCAGGCCGCCAACTTTCCTCGTCGTAATCGAATCATCAGCGGCTTGTCATTGGGTGTGCTGGTGGTCGAGGCAAGTCCTTCGAGCGGCTCGCTGATCACCGCCCGCCTGGCTGCCGAACAGGGCCGTGAGGTCTATGCGATCCCCGGCTCGATCCACCATCCCGGCGCCCGAGGCTGTCACCAGCTGATTCGCCAGGGCGCTGCACTGGTGGAAAGTGTCGACGACGTACTGCAGGCCTTGCGCGGCTGGCAGCAAGCCCCGGCCACGCCCGAAGCGCAACGATCCGAGCCGATGCACCCGTTGCTCGCCCAGCTGCATGCCGCTCCCATGAGCAGCGAGGTGCTGGCAGATGCCGTGAACCAGCCCTTGTCAGAAATCCTCGCAGCGCTCACCGAGCTGGAAATCGAGGGACTCGTCGCTTGCGAGAACGGTCGCTGGGTCGCTTGCGCGGGTTGA
- a CDS encoding tRNA threonylcarbamoyladenosine biosynthesis protein RimN — MVGNWRVQQAARVVRRGGVIAYPTEAVWGLGCDPWDSDAVHRLLALKERPVEKGLILVADCVEQFDFLLEDLPERWLDRLVGSWPGPNTWLVPHRDRLPDWITGQHDSVALRVTDHPLVARLCALTGPLVSTSANPAGRPSARSRLRVEQYFPGDLDGVLGGSLGGRKNPSTIRDIRNGEVIRAS, encoded by the coding sequence ATGGTCGGCAATTGGCGTGTGCAGCAGGCGGCGCGGGTCGTCAGGCGTGGCGGGGTGATCGCCTATCCGACCGAGGCGGTCTGGGGCTTGGGCTGCGATCCTTGGGATAGCGACGCGGTACATCGGTTGCTGGCTCTGAAGGAGCGGCCGGTGGAGAAAGGACTGATTCTGGTCGCCGACTGCGTCGAGCAATTCGATTTTCTGCTGGAAGACCTTCCTGAGCGTTGGCTGGACCGTTTGGTTGGCAGCTGGCCGGGGCCGAATACCTGGCTGGTCCCGCACCGTGATCGCTTGCCAGACTGGATCACCGGCCAACACGACAGTGTTGCACTGCGTGTGACCGATCACCCGCTGGTGGCGAGGCTTTGCGCCTTAACCGGCCCATTGGTGTCCACCTCGGCCAACCCGGCCGGCCGACCTTCGGCGCGCTCACGTCTGCGCGTCGAGCAGTACTTCCCAGGGGATCTGGACGGCGTGCTTGGCGGCAGCCTGGGCGGCCGTAAAAACCCCTCCACCATTCGCGATATACGAAACGGCGAGGTCATCCGCGCTTCCTGA
- a CDS encoding quinone oxidoreductase, producing the protein MSQRIQFSQHGGPEVLEQVDVPVAEPGAGEVRVRNHAIGLNFIDTYFRSGLYAPPSLPSGLGTEGAGVVEALGEGVDDFAVGDRVAYATGPLGAYGEHHTLPARHLVKLPESVSFEQAASVMLKGLTTQYLLRQTYELKAGETILFHAAAGGVGSIACQWAKAIGARLIGVVGSAEKAVRAKSLGAWETIDRTQEDIVQRVLELTDGQKCPVVYDSVGKSSWDVSLDCVAPRGLLVSFGNASGAVTGVNLGVLAQKGSLYVTRPTLAGYATSAERLRGMATELFEMIASGQIKVEIGQRYPLADAAEAQRQLAAGKTTGSTILLP; encoded by the coding sequence ATGTCGCAGCGCATCCAGTTCAGTCAGCACGGTGGTCCTGAAGTCCTCGAACAGGTCGACGTCCCGGTCGCGGAACCAGGCGCTGGTGAGGTCCGCGTGCGTAACCATGCGATCGGTCTGAACTTCATCGACACTTACTTCCGCAGCGGGCTCTACGCGCCGCCGAGCCTTCCGTCGGGCCTGGGCACCGAAGGTGCCGGTGTCGTCGAAGCGCTGGGTGAGGGCGTCGATGATTTCGCGGTAGGTGATCGTGTCGCTTACGCGACCGGGCCGCTGGGTGCTTACGGTGAACACCACACCCTTCCAGCGCGGCATCTGGTCAAGCTGCCCGAAAGCGTGAGCTTCGAACAAGCCGCCTCGGTGATGCTCAAGGGCCTGACGACTCAATATCTGCTGCGCCAGACCTATGAGCTGAAAGCAGGAGAGACCATCCTTTTCCACGCGGCGGCCGGTGGTGTCGGCTCGATCGCCTGTCAGTGGGCCAAGGCCATCGGTGCGCGGCTGATCGGCGTGGTTGGCTCGGCAGAAAAGGCCGTGCGCGCCAAATCACTGGGCGCCTGGGAGACTATCGATCGCACTCAGGAAGACATCGTCCAGCGCGTGTTGGAGCTGACTGACGGTCAGAAATGTCCGGTTGTCTACGACTCGGTGGGCAAGAGCAGCTGGGACGTCTCGCTCGATTGTGTCGCCCCGCGTGGCCTGCTGGTCAGCTTCGGCAATGCATCCGGCGCGGTTACCGGGGTCAATCTTGGCGTACTGGCTCAGAAGGGCTCGCTGTATGTCACCCGGCCAACTCTGGCCGGTTACGCCACCTCAGCCGAACGCCTGCGAGGCATGGCGACCGAGCTGTTCGAGATGATCGCCAGCGGCCAGATCAAGGTGGAGATCGGCCAGCGTTACCCGCTCGCCGACGCTGCCGAGGCGCAGCGCCAGCTCGCCGCAGGCAAGACGACCGGCTCGACCATCCTCCTGCCCTGA
- a CDS encoding oxygen-dependent coproporphyrinogen oxidase, with protein MNERTEAVKAYLLDLQDRICATLEAEDGGARFVEDAWTRPAGGGGRTRVIENGALIEKGGVNFSHVHGSGLPPSASAHRPELAGRGFEALGVSLVIHPENPYVPTSHANVRFFVAEKEGEEPVWWFGGGFDLTPYYGNEEDCVHWHRVARDACAPFGADVYSRYKEWCDRYFHIKHRNEPRGVGGLFFDDLNEWDFDTSFAFMRAVGDAYIEAYLPIVQRRKAMPFGEREREFQELRRGRYVEYNLVYDRGTLFGLQSGGRTESILMSLPPLVRWGYDKHPEPGTPEARLTEYFLQDRDWLGEQP; from the coding sequence GTGAACGAGCGTACCGAAGCCGTCAAAGCCTACCTGCTCGATCTGCAGGACCGTATCTGCGCCACCCTTGAAGCCGAAGACGGCGGCGCACGCTTCGTCGAGGATGCCTGGACGCGGCCCGCAGGCGGTGGTGGCCGGACCCGGGTCATCGAAAACGGTGCGCTGATCGAAAAGGGCGGCGTCAATTTCTCTCACGTTCATGGCAGCGGTCTGCCCCCTTCGGCCAGTGCCCATCGCCCCGAACTGGCCGGCCGCGGCTTCGAAGCGCTCGGCGTGTCCCTGGTGATCCACCCGGAAAACCCCTATGTGCCGACCTCCCACGCCAACGTGCGCTTCTTCGTTGCCGAGAAAGAAGGCGAAGAGCCGGTCTGGTGGTTTGGCGGTGGCTTCGACCTGACGCCCTACTACGGCAACGAAGAGGACTGTGTGCACTGGCACCGGGTGGCCCGGGATGCGTGTGCGCCGTTCGGCGCCGATGTCTATTCGCGCTACAAGGAATGGTGTGATCGGTATTTTCACATCAAGCACCGCAACGAGCCGCGCGGGGTCGGTGGGCTGTTCTTCGACGACCTGAACGAATGGGATTTCGACACCAGCTTCGCGTTCATGCGGGCGGTAGGCGATGCCTACATCGAGGCCTACCTGCCAATCGTCCAGCGGCGCAAAGCGATGCCTTTCGGTGAGCGCGAGCGGGAATTCCAAGAGCTGCGCCGCGGGCGCTATGTGGAATACAACCTAGTCTACGACCGCGGCACCCTGTTCGGTCTGCAGTCAGGTGGACGCACCGAGTCGATCCTGATGTCGCTGCCGCCGCTGGTGCGCTGGGGTTACGACAAGCATCCCGAGCCCGGCACACCCGAGGCGCGGCTGACCGAGTACTTCCTGCAGGATCGGGACTGGCTGGGCGAACAGCCTTGA
- a CDS encoding shikimate dehydrogenase: MDRYGVFGNPIGHSKSPQIHRLFAEQTGQTLSYEPLLAPLDDFPGYARAFFEQGLGANVTVPFKEQAFRLADQLSERAQRAGAVNTLKKLEDGRLLGDNTDGIGLVRDLLDNAGVTLQGKRILLLGAGGAVRGVLEPLLAQRPVALVISNRTLAKAEQLAGEFAELGPVSASAFEQLRGPFDVIINGTSASLGGELPPLGDDLIDPGVTLCYDMMYGAKPTPFCLWAAERDAATRDGLGMLVEQAAAAFELWRGVRPDSGPVLAQLRSQLDA; the protein is encoded by the coding sequence ATGGACCGTTACGGCGTCTTCGGCAACCCCATCGGCCACAGCAAATCGCCTCAGATCCACCGTCTGTTTGCCGAGCAGACCGGGCAGACGCTCAGCTACGAGCCTTTGCTGGCGCCGCTCGATGACTTTCCCGGCTATGCCCGCGCATTCTTCGAACAGGGGTTGGGCGCCAATGTCACCGTGCCCTTCAAGGAACAGGCGTTTCGCCTTGCCGACCAGCTGAGCGAGCGCGCCCAACGTGCCGGGGCGGTGAACACCCTGAAGAAGCTGGAAGATGGTCGCCTGCTGGGCGATAACACCGACGGCATTGGCCTGGTCCGCGACTTGCTGGACAACGCTGGCGTCACGCTGCAAGGCAAGCGAATTCTGTTGCTGGGCGCTGGTGGTGCGGTGCGTGGGGTGCTCGAGCCCCTGCTGGCGCAGCGCCCGGTAGCATTGGTCATATCCAACCGCACCCTGGCCAAGGCCGAACAGCTGGCCGGCGAGTTCGCCGAGCTGGGGCCGGTCAGTGCAAGCGCCTTCGAGCAGCTGCGAGGCCCGTTCGATGTGATCATCAATGGCACCTCGGCGAGCCTCGGCGGCGAGCTGCCACCGTTGGGCGATGACCTGATCGACCCTGGCGTTACCCTCTGCTACGACATGATGTACGGCGCGAAGCCGACGCCCTTCTGCCTGTGGGCGGCCGAACGTGACGCAGCGACCCGCGATGGGCTCGGCATGTTGGTCGAACAGGCGGCGGCGGCCTTCGAGTTGTGGCGCGGGGTTCGGCCGGATTCGGGCCCGGTTCTGGCGCAGCTGCGCAGCCAGCTCGACGCTTGA
- a CDS encoding NADH-flavin reductase, translated as MLNAETPRLKFALYGAHSSLGNALLCELLTRQHEAVALVDDLNSMTVRPGLRAKAGDLFDAVSVSQSVAGMDAVICLYDSPSLATASGAAANQPHDLYQAVDALLSGLPKVGVARLVLVADLSAKGDDPTVTAALQRIAAHPLKWTLVDANADGDDLSIEDFSVIDDLDPSDRRVQLRRIAAGIVDELETPQHLHEQIHFRI; from the coding sequence ATGCTCAACGCTGAAACGCCGCGGCTCAAATTCGCTCTGTATGGCGCGCATTCGAGCCTCGGTAACGCGCTGCTCTGCGAGCTGCTGACGCGGCAACACGAAGCCGTGGCCCTGGTCGACGATCTCAATTCGATGACCGTCCGCCCAGGACTGCGCGCAAAGGCCGGTGATCTGTTCGACGCCGTCAGTGTCTCGCAGAGCGTGGCCGGGATGGATGCGGTGATCTGTCTGTACGACAGCCCGTCATTGGCCACAGCCTCCGGCGCAGCAGCCAATCAGCCGCATGACCTGTATCAGGCGGTCGATGCCTTGCTGTCCGGGTTGCCAAAGGTCGGTGTCGCACGGCTGGTACTGGTCGCCGATCTGTCCGCGAAGGGCGACGATCCGACCGTCACCGCCGCGCTGCAACGCATTGCTGCGCATCCGTTGAAGTGGACGCTGGTGGATGCCAACGCTGATGGCGACGACCTGTCGATCGAGGATTTCAGCGTGATTGACGATCTCGACCCCAGTGATCGACGTGTGCAGCTACGGCGTATCGCTGCGGGAATCGTCGACGAGCTGGAGACACCGCAGCACCTGCACGAGCAGATTCACTTCCGTATTTGA
- a CDS encoding DUF883 domain-containing protein codes for MSRFSRTPTTRDEIEREIQNLMTALDDLKDDASRESRHRFNALRSRAETLWNDNKWDEHCHDLSPRGRDAGRMAKDCAREHPLSTVALAAGAVALIGYLATRR; via the coding sequence ATGTCCCGCTTCAGCCGCACACCTACCACCCGCGACGAAATCGAGCGCGAAATCCAGAATTTGATGACCGCGCTTGACGACCTCAAGGACGATGCCTCGCGCGAATCGCGTCATCGCTTCAATGCGCTGCGCTCGCGCGCCGAGACGCTGTGGAACGACAACAAGTGGGACGAGCACTGCCACGACCTGTCCCCCCGGGGCCGCGATGCCGGGCGCATGGCCAAGGATTGCGCTCGCGAGCATCCGCTGAGCACGGTCGCTCTGGCCGCTGGCGCAGTTGCGCTGATTGGCTATCTCGCCACGCGTCGCTGA